A part of Synechococcales cyanobacterium T60_A2020_003 genomic DNA contains:
- a CDS encoding tetratricopeptide repeat protein, translating to MEPSPAILADNLLTQGHYADAVAVYAQALDREPENVELYWNYGIALLLNDQEEEAQSVWMTILMEAELESEQAYLTTQLAESLEAEAQRCEARRDARSAWIVRRYQCEFVPENPVSLRDLILVGLQAHTLSLDDAEIDYFNAIAPASETLFSPSNVGKTAQLLYRLLEQDPAHPATQTFIATCIQFTQTTPQANAIASALQKAARHHQKQFRHDWAIALIRHAIQVSPENLELLEEATDILILDLESRREAIELAERGLSLAKRPVDRLRAMEALILRLLHSGGQLQKVQTIFQDYERLLQELAIAVEPISTLDPLTDSEQLSLYVEQLGDLYKLTAGGFPYFYFNDNPPTFRPIRNRLATAAQVHTQSLLPSSVKKYHASHQSTGRRTLDRPIRVGYIAETLRQHSVGWLSRWLLHYHDRDRVEVHLYTSTTKRDDFVQDALRRDYSDRFHTVSATGQAIAEQIFNDEIDILVDLDGMTEPTFLTAMSLKPAPVQISWLGFDGSGIPAVDYFIADSYVLPDSADQYYQEKIWRLPKTYIAVDGFEIFTPTLRRQDLGIPDRAIVYLSSQTGLKRNPHNVKVQLQILKAVPSSYFLIKSTGSDPDLLQSFFFDLAEEIGVGSDRLRFLPDFPLEFEHRANLQLADVVLDTYPYNGATTTLEALWMGLPIVTRVGEQFAARNSYTMMMNAGITEGIAWSDEEYVEWGIRMGQDENLRRDVYWKLRKSRHTAPLWNAKQFAREMEAAYEQMWQIWCG from the coding sequence ATGGAACCTTCCCCCGCTATTCTCGCTGATAATCTCCTCACTCAAGGTCACTATGCCGATGCGGTGGCGGTCTACGCGCAAGCCCTGGATCGTGAGCCAGAGAATGTTGAACTGTACTGGAACTATGGCATTGCCCTACTGCTCAACGATCAGGAAGAAGAAGCCCAGTCCGTGTGGATGACCATACTGATGGAAGCCGAGTTGGAGTCTGAACAGGCATACCTAACCACGCAACTGGCCGAGTCGTTGGAGGCTGAAGCACAACGATGCGAGGCTCGTAGAGATGCGCGATCTGCGTGGATCGTGCGGCGCTATCAGTGTGAGTTTGTGCCAGAGAATCCTGTGAGTCTTCGAGATTTGATTTTGGTAGGGCTTCAGGCGCACACGCTATCCCTAGACGATGCTGAAATTGACTATTTCAACGCGATCGCCCCTGCATCTGAAACTCTATTTTCCCCGTCAAACGTGGGGAAAACAGCCCAGCTTTTATATCGGTTGCTGGAGCAAGATCCAGCCCATCCTGCTACTCAAACCTTCATCGCCACCTGCATTCAGTTTACCCAAACCACGCCTCAAGCCAATGCGATCGCCAGTGCGCTTCAAAAAGCCGCCCGACATCACCAAAAGCAGTTTCGTCACGATTGGGCGATCGCCCTCATCCGTCACGCCATTCAAGTTTCTCCTGAAAACCTAGAGCTTCTTGAAGAAGCAACAGATATCCTCATTCTTGATTTAGAGTCTCGCCGAGAGGCCATCGAACTTGCAGAACGAGGGCTGAGCTTGGCAAAGCGTCCAGTTGATCGGTTACGTGCAATGGAAGCACTGATATTAAGACTACTTCACAGTGGTGGACAACTCCAAAAGGTGCAAACCATCTTTCAGGACTATGAGAGACTTCTACAAGAGTTGGCGATCGCTGTAGAACCAATTTCTACACTTGATCCCCTCACCGACAGCGAGCAACTCTCTCTCTACGTCGAACAGCTAGGCGATTTATATAAGTTAACGGCAGGCGGATTCCCCTATTTTTATTTCAATGACAATCCCCCAACTTTTCGCCCCATTCGCAATCGTTTAGCTACTGCCGCCCAAGTCCATACCCAATCACTTCTGCCCTCCAGCGTCAAAAAATACCATGCCTCGCATCAGTCCACCGGACGACGCACACTCGATCGACCTATCCGCGTGGGCTATATTGCCGAAACGCTACGTCAGCATTCGGTAGGATGGCTCAGTCGATGGTTGCTGCATTATCACGATCGCGATCGCGTTGAAGTCCATCTCTACACCTCAACAACAAAACGCGATGACTTTGTTCAAGATGCACTCAGACGCGACTATAGCGATCGCTTTCATACGGTTTCTGCAACTGGTCAGGCGATCGCTGAGCAAATCTTCAACGATGAGATCGATATTCTCGTAGACTTAGACGGAATGACCGAGCCAACATTTCTCACTGCGATGTCCCTTAAGCCTGCGCCTGTGCAGATCAGTTGGCTAGGGTTTGACGGTTCCGGTATTCCAGCCGTAGATTACTTTATCGCCGACTCCTATGTGTTGCCTGATTCTGCCGATCAGTACTATCAGGAAAAAATCTGGCGGCTTCCTAAAACCTATATTGCGGTCGATGGGTTTGAAATCTTCACGCCTACACTACGCCGACAGGATTTAGGTATTCCCGACAGAGCGATCGTCTATCTCAGTTCCCAGACTGGCCTGAAACGCAATCCCCATAACGTTAAAGTACAATTGCAAATTCTCAAAGCTGTGCCTAGCAGCTATTTTCTAATTAAAAGTACGGGGTCAGATCCCGATCTTCTCCAGTCTTTCTTCTTTGATCTAGCCGAGGAGATTGGTGTAGGGAGCGATCGCCTCCGATTTCTTCCCGATTTTCCTCTCGAATTTGAACATCGCGCCAACCTGCAACTAGCAGATGTCGTCCTTGATACCTATCCCTACAACGGTGCAACCACCACCCTCGAAGCTTTGTGGATGGGACTGCCCATCGTCACCCGCGTCGGTGAACAATTTGCCGCCCGCAACAGCTACACGATGATGATGAATGCTGGAATCACTGAAGGGATTGCCTGGAGTGATGAGGAGTACGTGGAGTGGGGGATTCGGATGGGACAGGATGAAAACTTACGTCGAGATGTGTATTGGAAACTGCGGAAATCTCGTCACACCGCTCCCCTTTGGAATGCCAAACAATTTGCCCGTGAGATGGAAGCCGCCTATGAGCAAATGTGGCAAATCTGGTGTGGTTAA